Part of the Aquarana catesbeiana isolate 2022-GZ linkage group LG12, ASM4218655v1, whole genome shotgun sequence genome, gggaggggcagagacacaaactactgcatgaaatatcaccattgtgggaggggcagagacacaaactactgcaggaaatctccccattgtgggaggggcagagacacaaactaccgcaggaaatctcatcattgtgggaggggcagggaaatctcaccattgtgggagggacagagacacaaactactgcaggaaatctcatcattgtgggaggggcagggaaatctcatcattgtgggaggggcagagacacaaactactgcgggaaatctcaccattgtgggaagggcagagacataaactactgcgggaaatctcaccattgtgggaggggcagagacacaaactactgcgggaaatctcaccattgtgggaggggcagagacacaaactactgcaggaaatctcaccattgtgggaggggcagagacacaaactactgaaggaaatctccccattgtgtcaggggcagagacacaaactactgcagggaaatctcaccattgtgggaggggcagagacacaaactactgcaggaaatctccccattgtgggaggggcagagacacaaactactgcaggaaatctccccattgtgggaggggcagagacacaaactactgcaggaaatctctccattgtgggaggggcagagacacaaactactgggggaaatcttaCCATTGTGGGAGGGTCCTAAAATGTTGactttttaaaatctttttctAATTTTTAGGTGCCTTGTATTATTACCCCTCCTGTTTGGAGCTGCTGAACAGGAAGTTGCCCTTTGGTATTGCAGAGGTGGGGAGATGTTTTCACCCAATCTCAGACAATGAGGACCCCGACACCTGCAGGTCAGCCATATTGTAAAGTGCctagtaatatgggggggggggtcggttccTCACATAGTGTACAGAATACAATGTATTCCTCATTTGTCTTTTTCCACAATGCAGTTTGCTGGTAACTCTCAGGCATGCGCACTCTGATTAATACTGGGGCAGGAAATTGGAAGTCACATGGGTTTACAGGCCACCGATTTAATCAACTGGTGCAAAATCCAAAAAGCTATGAtagaatcccactgacagcaatcaATTTTGGCAGACAGAAGAGGGCGGGGGTGGGGTAAAAGAGAGGATAAAGTCCAGGAATAGGATTATATTGATGAGGCTGTTACTTCCTGTAaattgattaattttattttcatgtTGTAGGGTGGGGGAGAGGACGGCGGCTTCTCTGGTCTGGTTCAGCTCAGCCAAGACTTGCGCTCAGTGGCGGGACTACTGGCTGCGGCAGCGGCTGCTGTGGTGGAGGAAGGTGAGTGACGCTGCGACCGCTCAGAAGCCACCCTATGATTTGCCAAAacctctatgggggttatttataagAGATGACCTATTAGTATTTgctccccaagcaaaacataacttagtagttggtggagaaacccttgttggcgatcacagaggtcagacgtttcttgtagatgatggtcaggtttgcacacatctcaggagggattttgctccactcttctttacagatcttctctaaatcctttaaggtttcttggatgtctcttggcaactcaaagtttcagctccctccatacattttctataggattaaggtctggagactggctaggccactctatgaccttaatgggcttcttcttgagccactcctttgttgccttggcggtatgttttgggtcattgtcatgctggaagacccatccatgacccatcttcagttttCTTGTTGAgcgaagaaggttctcatccaagattttacaatacatggccccgtccattggccccgcaatgcggcaaagtcggcctttagcagagaaacagacccaaagcatcatgtttccacctctgtgcttgttcttagggtcataatcagcatttttcttcctccaaacatggcaagtcgagttaatgccaaagagctcaattgtggtctcatctgaccacagcactttctcccaatccttctctgaatcatttagatgttcattggcatgactgtacatgtgccttcctgaggagagggactcactgtgtttggaggaagaaaaatgctgactatgaccctgagaacaccatccctacagtcaagcacagaggtggaaacatgatgctttggggctgtttctctgctaaaggtacaggccaactttggcACACTGAggggacggggccatgtattgtataaTCTtgcatgagaaccttcttctctcagccagaacactggagATGGGTCTTCCAGGATgtaaatgacccaaaacatactgccaaggcaacaaaggagtggctcaagaagaagcacattaaggtcatggagtggcccagccagtctccagaccttaatcctatagacaatttatggagggagctgaaacttcgagttgccaagagacagccaagaaaccttaaggatttagcgaagatctgtaaagaaaagtggaccaaaatccctcactggagatgggtcgtggatgggtcttccagcatgccaatgacccaaaacataccaccaaggcaacaaaggattaGCTCAAGAAggtctacaagaccatcagcaagaaacttggtgagaaggagacaactgttggatcgATTATTtgctaatggaagaaatacaaaataaccatcaatcgccctcggtctggagctccatgcaggatttcacctcatggggtgaggatgatcatgagaaaagtgagggatcagcccagaactacacgggaggaacttgtgaatgatctcaaggcagttgggaccacagtcaccaaacaaatcattggtaacacaataccaccatggattgaaatcctgcagcacccacaaggtccccctcctcaagaaggcacatgtacaggccagtctgaagtttcccaatgaacatctaaatgattcagagaaggattcggagaaagtgctgtggtcaggtgagactaaaattgagctctttggcattaactcgactcgctgtgtttgagtaagaaaaatgctgactatgaccctaagaacaccatccctacagtcacacacggaggtggaaacatgatgctttggggctgtttctctgctaaaggtacagaccgactttaccgcattgagggaccaatggatggggccatgtattgtaaaatcttagatgagaaccttcttccctcaacaagaacactgaagatgggtcgtggatgggtcttcaaacatgacaatgacccaaaatataccgccaaagcaacaaaggagtggctcaagaaaaagcacattaaggtcatggagtggcctagccagtttccagaccttaatcctatagaaaatttatggagggagctgaaacttcgagttgccaagcgacagccaagaaaccttaaggatttagagaagatctgtaaagaagagtggaccaaaaaccCTCCTGAgacgtgtgcaaacctgatcaccacctacaagaaacgtctgacctctgtgatcgccaacaagggtttctccaccaagtactaagtcatgttttgcttggggatcaaatacttattttactcactgaaccgcaactcaatttataacatttgtattgtgtgttttttctggatttttggttgatattctgtctctatcatataaaatacaccgatgataaaaattatagacccttcatttctttgtaagtggtctgcaggggatcaaatcattatgttcccctctgtatatatatcaaatttaTTTTTACTGATAAGACTAAACACTGAGATAGCACGCCCGGACAGGGCCGttttctcacccctcccccccaatctgtGTCCAGTTTGCTCAGGTGCCGTCCAGATTCAGCAGCGGTGACCACCCTGACGAAGACGGAATGAAAACGTCCCTCATACAGTACGACTTCCCCTGGGGCAAGGAGCCAATCGAACGCCTCGGCATCCTGGATGACTCCGCCCTCACCCAGATGCACCATGGGCCCATCGCTCATCTTCACGTATGTCACACATAGAATCGTTCAACGTCATTTCCAATCCTTTTAAACTTCCAGTaatcattaaagggtaactccctttagcaaatttaaaaaaaaacctaataatatatacaattgctacacaagtcatattgtaattgaatgttattaaaaatgacctttccttttcaatctgcagccgctgtaattttctgtaatatgCAATATGGCCActtggaggcgctctgtacacagatggcatacagaaccccccccccacccccagaaatgtaatttcctgcttgtgtgattggctcactgatgttcccagaagtctgcactaagatacaagtcagatttttggcatcctctgcaacaagaatggcatttttggtgagatactcccaaagggaaatcacagctaaagagatgcagaccctgccactttcctcattagagccctgcaggtgcagcagctgattgataatgatcAAGTCACTCTCATTCACATTCActctgtacatggacacagagaaactaacagatatttcttcagaataactaaagggaggaatctgctacaaagtttgttatgtttgttacaatccctgcaatgtaatGAGATCACCCGGGGGGGGTtcttctcaataaaagtggagttactcttaaaaatattccctggtgatcctgccacaaaagtcacttcctgttatagggtgacaacactctgtccctgccCCCCAGTTGTCATACAACCTTAGTATGGCTTTTTCAACACAAAGTCCGGTGCTGTCACCATCAGGGAAACCGATGCCAGGCAGCCATCACGGGAGTGTGTATAGACGTGAAGTGGCTGCATGAGATCAGCAGCACATAGGTAAAAAATGGAATATTATCCAAAACATGCCAATAATTTACAATACGGAGTCCATCGAGCAAACTGAAGAACAGCGCTGAGATCCGGACAGCCCAGTGGCTGagcggttagcacttctgccttgcagcactggtatCCTCGGTTCAAACCCTGTCCAGGACAATGCAAACGAAATGTCATCCACTGTCATGCACCCACTGGAAGTCTGTAATACTTTGTGTCTGTACATTATCGTATCATATATAGGCAGTCCTGATTCTCTCCATGTTACCACAAGGTGGCGCTAATCTTACATTTTTGGCCATATTGGAGTTTGCAACTGCTAAGCGCAAAGATCGGTTTTGCTTTCTAATAGATGAGATTTCTGATGCAGGAAGTCTTTCTTCGGGGAGATGGGTATTCATGGGGACTACACATAAAGATCCGCATCCTTACTAGTTTGCTGCACTTTAACCTTCCTGACAAATTCCACTCTACCTCCTGTCCCTCCAATATATAATGGTTTAACCTGGAAAAAAATCCCATAAACTGCAGAGATGGGGCCAGCAGAGCAGGAAGTTTATTGATAATGTTACTTCCTGTGCACGTGCGTGTTTATTGTAAATTGTGTCCTTTTAGTGTGCAAGCATGGCCACTGAGTCCCCCTAGTGTGCATGTGTGGCTATTGCACCATTCTAGTGTTCTTGCACAGTTATTGTGTCCCTCTGGTGCGCATGTTCAGTTATTGTGTTCCTCTAGTATGCATGTATGGTTGTTGTTGTCCCTATAGTGTGGATAAGGGAGTGCTGTGTCCCTCAAATGTGCTTGTGTGGTTATTGTGCCCCTTTAGTGTGCTTGCATGATTGTGTCCCTCTAGCATGCATGCCTGATTATTGTGTCCCTCTGGTGCGCATGTGCGGCTATTGTGTCCCTCTGGTGCGCATGTGCGGCTAttgtgtccctctagtgcccatGTGTGGTTAttgtgtccctctagtgcccatGTGTGGTTAttgtgtccctctagtgcccatGTGCGGTTATTATGTCCCTCTGGTGCCTATGTGCAGTAATTGTGTCCCTCTGGTGCCCATGTGCAGTTGTATCCCTCTAATGCTCATGTGCGGTTATTGTGTCCCTCTATTGCCCATGTGCGGTTATTGTGCCCGGCTAGTGCCCATGTGCAGTTATGTTCCTCGAGTGCCCATGCATGGTTATTATGTCCCTCTAGTGCCGCCCATGTGCAGTTAttttgtccctctagtgcccatgTGTGGTTGTATCCCTCTAGTGCGCATGTGTAGTTATTATGTCCCTCCGGTGCCCATGTGCAGTTATATCCCTCTAGTGCACGTGTGGTTGTTATGTCCTCTCTGGTGCCCATGTGCGGTTATTGTGTCCCTTTATGCCCATCTGCAGTTATTATGTCCCTCAGGTGCCCATGCACGGTTATTATGTCCCTCTGGTGCCCATGTGCGGTTAttatgtccctctagtgcccatgTGTGATTATTATATCCCTCTGATGCCCATGTGCAGTTATTATGTTCCTCTGGTGCCCATGTTCTGTTGTATCCCTCTAGTGCGCATGCGTGGTTGTTATGTCCCCTCTGGTGCCTGTGTGCGGTTATTGTGTCCCTCCTGGTGCCCATGTGTGGTTATTATGTCCCTCCTGGTGCGCATGTGTGGTTATTGTGTGCCTCTAGTGCCCATGTGCAGTTGTATCCCTCTGGTGCACATGTGTGATTAATATGTCCTCTCTGGTGCCCATGTGCGGTTACTGTGTCTCTCTAGCGCTCATGTGCAGTTGTTGTGCCCCTCTAGtacacatttttggttttgggggcGGGGTTTCCATGTTGCCCTTCGATGACTCCTCACATCCCCCGATATCTGTCCGCAGGGCCGGGACGGCAGGAAGTCGGCCATTCCCCACGTGGTCTGGATGAGCAGCGATGTAGAAGGAGGTCTGCTGGCCTATCTATGTGACGCTCTGCAGGTGATGAAGAACGCGGCGCCCCGGGGGAAGGAGCAGCGGCGGGCGGTGAGGAATTCCGGGGACCATGTcataaacattgtatcttttttttttgtcttgttttaatGGAATTCCGCCCTTCTTGTCTTTTAGGTGCTGAAGATTCACCCGTCGCTCGCCCCGGTGATATTGGCCGTAGACTTGGGGAAAGGCCCGGCCGCCGACCTGCGACTGGTCTGTATTACTAGATTTGGGGGAGATGGTTTATAGATCGGGCTCATTATGAGGATGTTCTGCTGATGGTGATTGGCTGTAGCGTAGCGTGTGACCTctgaccccggtctctctctcctaGGTGTGCCAGGGTCTGTGTACCGAGCTGCGGGGGAGGGGGATCGCCGTCTGGCCGGGATACCTGGAAACATTACACACTCCTATGGAGCAGCTGTTCACCAGGTGAGTGATGGGTGACCGCGCGGCAAACGCCACCTTGGGCAGGGTTGCAGGCACATCTGTTGGGTGGGAGTATCTAATGCAGGCTCCACCCCTTTACCCATCAATGGAGTTTCTTATGGGCAGCACAGTGCTTAGTGAGCGGTTAGCCCTTTGgccttgcagcactgaggtccTTGGTTGGACACTATctccatggagtttgcatgttccttcTGTGCCTACATGGGTTTCCTCCAACACGCCAAAGACCCGCTGGGAGGcatattggctcctgtctaaactggccctaagatgtataaatgtgagtttgggaccttaaaggggaagtccaccttaacactaaaatccctacatctacTGACAaccacgatctaagactaacctatctagccctgtaaagaagaaatccctGTACAATACCTCCGgtccgatctccagcggcggaagctctgcagaggacccGGCCGACAAAgtctgtgaaatgaatggggagtgacgtcacccatagagttactatggaagCTTCCGTTGTCGGCTacgtcctctgcacccgcctccacagagaAGGGACCTGACCgcatcggcttcagaaaaggtatgtatagcgatttcttctttacagggttagataggtgaGTGTTAGATCGTGAATGCCTTTAGATGTAGAGATTTTTAGTGTTGGGGTGGACTTTCCCTTTAACTAccaattctaacatttctctcttacatgtaaaaatcctcaGAACCCccaaaacgttatatatttttaaaggagagaccctcgagaataaaatggtgggtgttgcaattttttaatgtcacatggtatttgcgcagcaatttttttaaacacaatttttttggggaaaaaaacactctAATGataattaatgcaaaaaaaatatatatatataataccaaattttttgttaaaatataaaagatgatgttaggccgagtaaatagataaccaacacgtcatgctttaaaattgcgtccacTCGGGGAAATCTCCGTAGGGGgacgcattacatttttttttacaggttaccagtttagagttacagaggagagctagaatcattgctctcgctcgcGGCAATATCTCACGTGtgtgaacgccgtttacatatgcagttGCAACCTACAtataatgaagaagaagagaatcgCGCTAAATGAGTGTGCAATGTTGCATACGTAAAGCAAtgcaaaatacatacagtatatgtgaaaaAACGAATAAATACACGTCAACTACATATAATCCAAAAATGTGTCACATcaactaaaaataaaaagtgactAAGGATCACCCATAAATCATTAAGCAAAAAGTCCAAGTGATTAATAATAATTCATCTGTGAGAACCAGAGAAGATCCACCACCAGGAatagaaggggtcactccttaccggatggccacgatcccccactacagaggatcatagctagCAGGTACACTTTAAAACTGGCTGTGGGAACTCGTGTCAGCATCCGCTAGGGGTCATCACACCATCAATATCAACAGCAAGCTCGTGGCAGAGATGCACCATAAAACGAAAGAtggaactcacatagtgtaaaaccataaaaatgtattttctttagcATACATAAAATGGACACTTACAATAATCCAGAGAATAgatagccttaagtccggttcGTGGCCAGATgaactcggacaaacccgtcctactggagtacAGCACAgcttggaggtgacgtcagcgcgtcgtctagctccgccctacgcgtttcgtgacatcatcacgtcttccaggggcacaggcggcgcactacGTCACCTCCTTAAATAATATCAGAACTAACCAGGCCTCGTTATGGATCCCGGTACATACTGAGGATTACCCATGACGTGCCAAAGGACTCAACATCCGGATACACTTCTCAGCATGAATGGTCAGCAGTAAAACCACCACATTATCACCACTGTGTATAAACCGCTTCACATAAGTGGAACGGACCATATTGTACATGCAGAGATCATCTTAAACATATATAAAGCCAATGGAAAgttaaaaaagaatttaaaaaactagtttaaaaaacaatataattctTGGGTTGTACTGAATGACCATAAGTCAAAGAAATTCCTCACTGGTCAAGGTTAAATGTTACCAAAAACCTATTTgaaaagcaaaaaagaaataagaaataaaatttaatttattttcctCTGTTTGTCTCCATCCGAACGATACAGGTACCGGAAATGGAGTAATTGATAGGCTGTAGTCCCCACCAGAATGTCACCATAAAAAATcagcagcgccatctagtggataaaCCTAAAAAACAGCCGAAAAAAACACCTATTGCAAAATGTACCACTAAGATGTCGCTGTCAGCATTAAAAGCGGCATCTAGTGGATAACTTTGAGAATGCAAAACTGTCAATGCCAAAATGATAAATCTAAAGAAACCCTTCACATAAAATTAtatctaaaaaaatacaaaataaaagtaaaaaataaataaaaattgaaaaatgaataaataaaaaaaggggaaaagttgACTCTGATTAAACAAAGCCCCTAAAAATTGCTTAATCCAAATAAACAAGGCCCAATAAACCTTATGTGGCACTCTAAGAATAACAGCTAAATAACCCctattagcaaaaaaacaaaattatggaTACATAGACATATAATCAGCAAATGGTCTTACAATTTATATGTAGGTAAGTAGATACAGAGTGTACAGACAGTGTATTGCATTCAGATTTATTGATAAATGCATTTACATCTGTATCTACATTTAACCCAAAAGGGGCATAAGTTCTTAACCTATAGATCCAAGACATTTCGCACTTGTAGATCTCCCTTACCAATGAACTCCCTCTCCAGTGGGGTCTGTACTTATCAATCCCCACATACagggtattggaggggtccctactGTGTACTTCATCGAAATGTCTCGAAACAGGgtgcttatcaaaacccctgcggatGTTATTTATGTGTTCGGTCAATCTGACCTTGggagcccttttggtcctccctacgtattgcagtccgcaggggcattgtataagataAACAACCCCCTCGGACGTGCAAGTTATAAACCTCATAGACCCGTGAGGTACTGGTGGAAGTGAACCGACAGATCTTTCTTTCCCTACATCGGTTAAGGGAGGAAACTTGACAGCCCCTACACCTATAATACCCTGTAATGTCATGAAAGAAAGATCTATTAAAAGTAGGTGGATCCTGAACTGTGGGAGCAATTCTATTGCCCAGAGTAGATGCTCCTCTGAACACGATACGGGGATTCTTAGGTAAAACCGTATTAAGGACTGGGTCAGTAGTCAAGATATGCCAATGTTTTTAATCTGGCGATGCTGAGTAGAGAATGTGGTTATGTTGTGGTAAGTTGAAATTACCATTAACAGCCTGACGCTGGCTTGTTCCCAACAACGATGATCTATCTCTACCCTTTACTGTCTCAAGTGATCTCGACAATACATCTTGGTCATATCCTTTCTCCATGGACCTCTCAGTTAAAATAGCTGCCTGATCGTCAAAAGTCTCGATTTCGGTACAGTTATGCTGAAGGCGTGTATATTGTCCTAAAGGAACcgctctcaaccagggttcatagTGACAGCTATCACTGGTTTCAAAGCTTAGCTTGATGCCCCTGTCATTCTCATTAAGGAAAGCCTTGAAGCATACAAGCTCAGCCTCGCTaccgtcccacaggaggaggacgttgTCAATGTATCTAGCCCACAAGACCACCTGTGGTCTTTCCTGggccttgacgacgtcctcctcccacttggccataaataaattggccaagctgggggcatgtTTCCCCCCTATAGCCACACCCTTATCTTGGCGAAAAAATTGATggtcgaaccaaaaataattgtggccaaCGGCATAATTAAGCAATTCCATAATGAAGTTTCTTTGAGATGGAACAAGACCAGAGTCCCTAGCTAGGTACATACCAACTGCCTCCAATCCCAAGTCGTAGGGTATGATAGTATAGAGTGAGGTCACGTCAACCTACATATGCGTTAGTTTCTGCACGCGAGCATATGGGGACGTTATTTTATTCTTTTAC contains:
- the POLG2 gene encoding DNA polymerase subunit gamma-2, which codes for MSWCAVGLARVGGTRRMFPAPLLLQCRRLATGGRTSDDILELCRRRCFLLGEKMTPASVLGGRHSLGPLGAQMKRNLIKEWWDAMVLHREQVLPIDSLCRLPGMSNPSPGPPPKTLSKACLERLQNQSPTQEELEKMADLRQDLLNGALYYYPSCLELLNRKLPFGIAEVGRCFHPISDNEDPDTCRVGERTAASLVWFSSAKTCAQWRDYWLRQRLLWWRKFAQVPSRFSSGDHPDEDGMKTSLIQYDFPWGKEPIERLGILDDSALTQMHHGPIAHLHGRDGRKSAIPHVVWMSSDVEGGLLAYLCDALQVMKNAAPRGKEQRRAVLKIHPSLAPVILAVDLGKGPAADLRLVCQGLCTELRGRGIAVWPGYLETLHTPMEQLFTRYDEMGVLFTALVSDVTLESGLLQLRSRDTTIKETVHVSKLSAFLTQHMAAATKL